The region TCCAGGGCGCCGGCCAACAAAGAGATCGGTCTCGCCAAAATCCGTCAGGCCGGCGGCGTCGTTTCGGCTGTCGAAATTGCCCTGTACGAGTGGTTGGAGAGATCCGACGGAGCGGAGTTCAAAGCAATCCTCCCTCTCATAAAATAAACGGCCGTCGATAAGCGACGACTGCGGGGTTGGTGTGAAGATTTTTTCACCGCCCGTGCAAAAAAATGCCCATCGGGATATACACCCGGTGGCTTTTTTTATTGTCTAAAAAAATGTACAGTGGTTTGCAGGGTTTTCGGAATCCGTGTATAAACAATGCTATAAAGAGAGGTGGTTTCAACATGCGCGTCTCCGACATAATGAACACCAGGGTGTTCACGATCCCCCCCACTACCATTCTTCAGGAAGCGGCGGCGATCTTCGACCGCAATCGCATCGACGGTGCGCTCGTCGTCGACGGCAGCGGCCACCTGATCGGCCTGATAACCAAATCTCACCTCATCAAAGCCCAGGCCAAAAACCAGATGGATCAGCAGGTCGACGCGGTCATGACTACCAGCGTTTTCACCCTGCGCGACACCGTATCCCTAAGCGAGCTCCAGCGGCCCAACCGTGTCTTCAGCTACAGCGTCTTCCCGGTTGTCGACTCGGAAAACCGTCCCATCGGCATCATCAGCCGCACCGACCTCGTCAAATACCTGTCCGAGAAATCCCTCCGCCTCGCCGAAGAAATGCAGGCAGTCCTCAACGCCATCTACAACGGCGTCATCGTCACCGACGCCGAAGGCATCGTCACCATGTTCAACCGCGCCGCCGAAAACCTCACCGGGCAGAACGCCGTCAACGTCATCGGCCGCCTGGTGGACGACGTCATGCCCAACACCGGCCTCCGCCGCGTCCTGGAGCTGGGCGCTCCTGAACTCAACCAGAAACAGAACCTCGGCAACTGCCAAATCCTCACCAACCGTTCCCCCATCCTCAAAAACAACAAAATCGCCGGCGCGGTCGCCATCTTCCAGGACATTACCCAACTATCCGCCGTCGCCGCCGAACTCGAAGAAGTCAAAAGCCTAAAAAGCACCCTCGAATCGGCCCTGGAAAGCTTTTTCGAAAACATCGTCATCGTCGATAAAAAAGGGTACATCAAAATGATGAACTCCTCCTACGGCGACTACCTCGGACTCGACCAGCACGACGTCGTCGGCAAGCATGTCACCGAAGTCATCGACAACACCCGCATGCACATCGTCGCCGCCACCGGCAAGGCCGAAGTCGCCGAAGTCCAGCGCATCAGGGACAAAGACTGCGTCGTCACCCGCATCCCCATCATCAAGGACGGCGAAGTCATCGGCGCCGTCGGCAAAAGCCTCTTCAAAGACCTCAAAGACCTAAAAGCCATGGCCCGCCAAATGAATACCCTCCAGCACCAGCTCGAATACTACAAAGAAGAACTGCGCAAAGTCCAGGGCGGCAAATTCACCTTCGACAGCATCGTCGGCAAGAGCGAAAAGATGGAATGGCTCAAAACCGTCGCCGTCAAGGCGGCCAAAGGCAACTCCACCGTCCTCGTCCTCGGCGAAAGCGGCACCGGCAAAGAACTCTTCGCCCACGCCATCCACAACGCCTCCGGACGCCTGCACGGCCCGCTCATCAAAGTCAACTGCGCCGCCGTCCCCGAAAACCTCCTCGAATCCGAACTCTTCGGCTACGACGAAGGCGCTTTCACCGGCGCCCGCCGCGGCGGCAAACCCGGCAAATTTGAACTTGCCAACGGCGGCTCCATATTCCTCGACGAAATCGGCGACATGACCCTCGCCATGCAGGCCAAACTTCTCAGAGTCCTGCAGGAAAAAGAAATCGAGCGGGTTGGTGGAACCAAGCCCGTCAAAGTCGACGTCAGGGTAATCGCCGCCACCAACCGCGACCTCGAAGGCATGATCGAGCGCGGCGACTTCCGCCAGGACCTCTACTACCGGCTCAACATCATCTCCCTGCAGATTCCGCCCCTTAGGGAGCGCAAAGAAGACATCCCGCTCCTCTCAAGCACCCTCCTCAAGAAAATCAACAACCAAACCCCCCATTGGGTTGAAGGGGTTTCTCCCGAAGCCATGGAAATACTTATGGAATATTCGTGGCCGGGCAACGTGCGGGAGTTGGAAAACATCCTCGAACGCGCCGTCAACCTCATGGACGAAGAAGCCCTCATCACCCCCGACAACCTGCCGCCCGTCCTCAAAAAACAACACAAAAACAAAGACGTCGACGAAGGCGGGAAACATTTAGCAGGAATAATGGGGGATACGGAGAAACAAGCGATATATAGGGCGCTGGAAGCCGCCGGCGGCAACAAGAGCAAAGCCGCGCAGATCCTCGGCATTCACCGGTCGGGATTTTACCAAAAACTCAAAAAGTACGGCCTGAGCGTATAATCTTATTATCCTGGAGGGCGGCATCATGTGGACAGTGGTGTATATCGCAGCCAACCGTGCGCAAGCGGAAGAGATCAGGGGACTGCTCTCGGCCGAAGGCGTGCTCGCCAACATCCGGCCGGCGGGGATCGCCATGCTTGGCGACGGACTCTACGAAGTCATGGTTCTCGAATCCGAAGCCGACGAAGCTCAGGCTGTGTTATGCCAGTTCGCCGCCAGATAGGCAAGGGAGAAAAACCGCAATGCTGAAAAAGACCAAGATCGTCTGCACGGTCGGGCCCAGCACCGACAAGCCCGGGGTATTGCAAGCACTCATAAAGGGCGGCATGGACGTCGCCCGCTTCAATTTCTCCCACGGCAGCCACGACGACCACGCCCGGCGCATCGCCATGGTCCGCGCAGCCGCCGAGGAGTGCCGCGTCCCGGTCGCCCTCATGCTCGACACCAAAGGGCCGGAAATGCGCATCGGCAAAATAGCCGCCGGCAAAGTCACCCTCGAAGCCGGCAGCCAATTCGTCATCACCGCCCGTGAAGTCGCCGGCGACAGCCGGAGCGTATCCGTCAACCACAAAGGGCTGCCTGGGGAAGTCGCCCCCGGCAGCACCATCCTCCTCGCCGACGGTCTCATCAGCCTCCGGGTCGAAAAAATCGACGGCGAAGACATCATCACCACCGTCGAAAACGGCGGGGAAATCAGCAGCAACAAGCGCGTCGCCGCCCCCGGCGCCGCCGTCAACCTGCCGCCCCTGTCCGAACAGGACGTCGCCGACATCATCTTCGGCATTGAACAGGGCATGGACATCGTCGCCGCCTCCTTCGTCCAGCGGGCCGCCGACATCCTTGCCATCCGCAAAGTCATCGAAGAAGCCGGCGCCGCCATGGACATAATCGCCAAAATCGAAAACGCCGAAGGCGTCGACAACATCGATGAAATCCTCAAAGTCTCCGACGGCGTAATGGTCGCCCGCGGCGACCTCGGCGTCGAAATCCCCACCGAAGAAGTCCCCATCGTCCAGAAACTCCTCATCGAAAAATGCAACGTCGCCGGCAAACCGGTCATCACCGCCACCCAGATGCTTGAATCCATGCTCGCCAACCCCCGGCCCACCAGAGCCGAAGCCAGCGACATCGCCAACGCCATCTTCGACGGCAGCGACGCCATCATGCTCAGCGGCGAAACCGCCGCCGGCGCCCACCCCATAGAAGCCCTCCAGACCATGGCCCGCATCGCCGCGCGCACCGAAGCGGCCCTCGACTACAGCGACATCCTTCTTGCC is a window of Selenomonadales bacterium 4137-cl DNA encoding:
- a CDS encoding sigma-54-dependent Fis family transcriptional regulator, translated to MRVSDIMNTRVFTIPPTTILQEAAAIFDRNRIDGALVVDGSGHLIGLITKSHLIKAQAKNQMDQQVDAVMTTSVFTLRDTVSLSELQRPNRVFSYSVFPVVDSENRPIGIISRTDLVKYLSEKSLRLAEEMQAVLNAIYNGVIVTDAEGIVTMFNRAAENLTGQNAVNVIGRLVDDVMPNTGLRRVLELGAPELNQKQNLGNCQILTNRSPILKNNKIAGAVAIFQDITQLSAVAAELEEVKSLKSTLESALESFFENIVIVDKKGYIKMMNSSYGDYLGLDQHDVVGKHVTEVIDNTRMHIVAATGKAEVAEVQRIRDKDCVVTRIPIIKDGEVIGAVGKSLFKDLKDLKAMARQMNTLQHQLEYYKEELRKVQGGKFTFDSIVGKSEKMEWLKTVAVKAAKGNSTVLVLGESGTGKELFAHAIHNASGRLHGPLIKVNCAAVPENLLESELFGYDEGAFTGARRGGKPGKFELANGGSIFLDEIGDMTLAMQAKLLRVLQEKEIERVGGTKPVKVDVRVIAATNRDLEGMIERGDFRQDLYYRLNIISLQIPPLRERKEDIPLLSSTLLKKINNQTPHWVEGVSPEAMEILMEYSWPGNVRELENILERAVNLMDEEALITPDNLPPVLKKQHKNKDVDEGGKHLAGIMGDTEKQAIYRALEAAGGNKSKAAQILGIHRSGFYQKLKKYGLSV
- the pyk gene encoding pyruvate kinase, encoding MLKKTKIVCTVGPSTDKPGVLQALIKGGMDVARFNFSHGSHDDHARRIAMVRAAAEECRVPVALMLDTKGPEMRIGKIAAGKVTLEAGSQFVITAREVAGDSRSVSVNHKGLPGEVAPGSTILLADGLISLRVEKIDGEDIITTVENGGEISSNKRVAAPGAAVNLPPLSEQDVADIIFGIEQGMDIVAASFVQRAADILAIRKVIEEAGAAMDIIAKIENAEGVDNIDEILKVSDGVMVARGDLGVEIPTEEVPIVQKLLIEKCNVAGKPVITATQMLESMLANPRPTRAEASDIANAIFDGSDAIMLSGETAAGAHPIEALQTMARIAARTEAALDYSDILLAKGLTVQRTTTGAISHATVQVAHELGAGAIITVSETGFTPRMIARYRPQATIVAVTPRAKTLRRCQLYWGVHPVLGVGTQNTDEMVANAIDLALSAGIVKEGDLVVITAGVPAGTRGTTNMIRVVIVGNILLRGTGIGHRVVTGKICVARTPRDISEKFAPGDILVISSVDEETAPYAAKAAAIVTEEGGLTSHAAIVGISYGLPVVVGVEGATEKLADGITVTVDSARGVIYKGHINAK